A window of Solanum stenotomum isolate F172 chromosome 3, ASM1918654v1, whole genome shotgun sequence contains these coding sequences:
- the LOC125859828 gene encoding (+)-neomenthol dehydrogenase, producing the protein MASRHESQLSSSSFPLPKTRWWSKETVAIVTGGNKGIGFAFVKRMAELGLTVILTARDNARGIEAVESLKKLGLHLYYHQLDVSDISSIKQFTSWFTNNFTALDILVNNAAVSFNDIEENSVEHAETVICTNFYGPKRLIQQLWPTFRCSSTVTRILNISSRLGLLSKLRNEELKSMLLDEENLSEKQIEGLVKLFLEDVKNGTWKSKGWPKLWTDYAVSKLALNAYSKVLARKYKGKGVSVNCYCPGFTQTSMTGGKGKYTPQDTAEIGVTLTLLPPQHLPTGMFYLGSNPPNIYSKL; encoded by the exons ATGGCATCAAGACATGAATCACAACTCTCTTCTTCATCTTTCCCCCTTCCCAAAACCAG ATGGTGGTCGAAAGAGACAGTGGCAATAGTGACAGGTGGAAACAAAGGCATAGGTTTTGCTTTTGTGAAAAGAATGGCTGAGTTGGGATTAACAGTTATATTAACTGCTAGAGACAATGCAAGAGGAATAGAGGCAGTTGAGTCTCTAAAGAAATTAGGGTTGCATCTCTATTATCACCAGCTCGATGTTTCAGATATTTCATCCATTAAACAATTTACTTCATGGTTCACCAACAATTTCACTGCATTAGATATATTG GTAAATAATGCAGCTGTATCATTCAACGATATCGAGGAGAACTCAGTGGAGCATGCAGAGACAGTAATATGCACAAATTTTTATGGTCCCAAACGACTCATACAACAACTCTGGCCCACCTTTCGTTGCTCTTCCACTGTCACTCGAATTCTTAATATTAGCTCCAGACTTGGACTTCTTAGT AAGCTGAGAAATGAAGAACTAAAAAGTATGCTATTGGATGAAGAAAATCTATCTGAAAAACAAATTGAAGGATTAGTGAAGTTATTTTTAGAAGATGTTAAAAATGGGACATGGAAAAGCAAAGGTTGGCCAAAATTATGGACTGATTATGCTGTATCAAAGCTTGCATTAAATGCATACTCTAAAGTGTTGGCTAGAAAGTATAAAGGAAAGGGTGTAAGTGTCAATTGTTATTGTCCTGGATTTACACAGACTTCTATGACTGGTGGTAAAGGGAAGTACACACCACAAGATACAGCTGAGATAGGAGTAACATTGACTTTGCTACCACCACAACATCTTCCAACAGGAATGTTTTATCTAGGCTCTAATCCTCCAAACATTTACTCCAAGCTTTAA